CGCGAGCTTCCTGCTATTCGCGGCGTCGGGCGCCAGCACCGACGACAGGGGACGAGGATGGCCTCCTCGTGGAGCGCGAGCACCTGTGCCGCAGTCCGCAGATGTCGCGACCCCGCACGAAGAGCGAAACTGCCTGGCCGTCGCATCACAGGTGTGGAAGTTTCCTAATGCTCGCTAATTGGATCATCCAATGGAGCTTGGACTTTTGACCGAGTGgatggattggattggatttttttttcagtttaaaTTGGACTAGAGTGGACGTGGACTACTAATACTTGGATATTCCTTGGATTCCTTTTATTTGGATATGGACTTCGATCCATTCCCAGGTCTAGGTGGAAGTGGAAGCATATGCATGTAATGTGTTCTCTCtgctccctttttcttttccggaTTTCAAATTGGAAGTTACTCCGTACACAAGTTGGCAACGAAAGCGCTACCGAAACAATTAATTGTAAAATATGGAACTGTGTTTGCATCTGTCTTTTGAACACTTATTATGTGGCCTACTGATACGTGGTACGGTGATGATCCATCTGCATTTGCTTTGCTTCCGAGCCCGGGTCATCATGTAAACAAAATCGCTTTTGGCAGGACACCCTGCTCCCCACTTTCTCCATTGGCGTCGACATCGCCGGCGTCGAgaggctcgacggcggcggcggcggcggcggcccgggccCGGCGGCCACCGTCAACGCGACGTTCGACCTCACGCTGCACGGCGTCACCCGCCACCGCCTGTTTCGGACGCTCGGCATCTGCAACGAACACGGGACGGTGGCGGTCTCTCCCATAGCTACACGCCTCGACTTCAACTCCTCGAGCTCTTCTTCCCGAATCAAGGACGGACGCAAACCCAAGATCGGTTAACTTTTATTAACGTGTGCCATACTGCCATGACACGTCAATTGCTAGGAGTATAGCCGCGCGCGTGCACATCAATCGCAACCATGGACGCACAGCTCCTGAGCGGCCGGAGCGACGAGGAACTTCCGTCGCACCGGGACAAGGAGCCTACGAGCACGGCGACTGCCATTGCTGCATTGATTGCCTTGCCCGTCCTCGCGTGCCTAGCCCTGCACCTCGTCGGCGTGCTCGCCTGGGGGATCTTCGTGATGCTGACTTCCCGGCTGCCGGTGTTCTCCGTCATCGTCGATGGCTTCTCCGGGCTCGGAGACCGCGCCCCGCGGGCGTTCAACCTCACCATGGGCGTCGACAACCTGGGCAGCACGTCCGAGGTCTGCGTGGGCGGCGAAGCGGTGGTCCTGTACGGGGGCGTccctctcgccgccggcggcgtggaggagctgTGCGTGCCGCCGAAGGGCGTCGCCACCCTGGCCATCGTCGCGGCGAGCGGGGGTGTCGGGGTGCCCAGGGCGCTCGCCGAGCTCATGGCCGCCGAGAAGCGCGCGGACGCGCGGTGCACGTGGAGGTTCGCGTTATCTCGACGAAGCACAGGAGGCTGTTATCTTGCACGGCGGCGCTGGACAAGGGTGAGGGGGTGGCGCGCCCGTACCCGTGCAAGATGAGTCTGACGAGTCTGACGGCGTCAGGCCAGATGGTAGTGGTACACCAGGCGGACCCCTTTAGTACAGCACGCACACAAATTGATTCATCACTGTGCAAATGCATGCACctaatttttttattgcaaaagtttcaaaaaaaattattggaaCAATTGATCTTATGCCCTAACCGACATGCCTAAATAGATATCTTTTTCACTTGTTACCTCTGCTTTGAAGTCTAATCTAAACGATTATTTAAAGGCGTGAGATGGTACCTCAATTCACAGCACAAGCACAGACACTTAAATACCGGCTCTACGAACACACATGCGTATTTTATCGAATCAGATCTTATTGGCTCAAAACCTCAAACAATCAGCTACAAACTTTTGGTTTGGGATTTGAACTTTCAAAAATGAATTCTTGATTTGGGCCAAGAAATCTGATTTGAACTAGAAATTCGCAAATGGGGGAAAAACATTCAACCTGCACAAAGAACTTGTTCATTTGCGAGAACGGGTTTTATGGATGAAAAAACTTTCTCTGTGCCTCTCATATTGATCAAGTTAGAATATTTGAACTAAACTCCAAAATCAATCACGAAATCAGTGAATGCTTTACATCGTGGCGGTTGTGGCGGCAGTTGAGGCCAAGCAGCTTTGCACCAGAGCAGGACGGGGCTCTGCGTCTCGTCGTCACGATCACGAAACAGCTTGGCTTCCACGTCGAACTCCGCGGCTCCCCAACGCAGCTCGGCCTCCAGGCGCCTCCTCTGGCCATCGGGCAGCCGCACAcccacgccgcgcgccgccgcaccgaCCTCCGCCGTGCTCCTCGCCCCGGCGCAGAAGCCCGGCACGCGCCCTTCTCCCACCGCGACGCCGCCGTAGGACACGGCCACACGCCCGTGGCTGAAGCACTTTTCCGCGATCAGCCGGGTGTTCTCCGCGTACAAGGTGAGGTTGAACTCCGGCGAGAGCGACggggcgccgccggagctggcGGGCTGGACGAGGCCGTCGACTCCGGTGAGGGCGAGGGAGTAGGAGTCGTGCCGGGGACTATCCCACGTGACTTCGATGAAGGGGACCAGAGTCATGGCTACACCGATTGCTGCGAGAAGCAAGCAATCAAGCACGGAAAACAAGTATGGTTAAAGCAATTCATTGGTGGAATTAGCATGTAGAGGCCGATCGATGGGGGACATATGAGAAAGCAAAATCATACCGAACCCCAACACGAATATGAAGATCTTTTGTATGTCGGGATCTCCAGCTTGTTTGTCCATGCTTATAGTTCAGACGACGAGATCAACTGTATTTGTTTAAGGCAACAGAACAGGTTTGCTCCCAAGAATTTTCTTTAGTACATCATAATCTTTTATATACGGAGAAGCCACGAGGAGAAAAAGGACTCCAATTAGACACCGATTCGAACTGACAAGGACTCCAATTAGACACCGATTCAAACTGACAAGAAGTCTGGACGCTGACAGTAGGACTAACTCTCTGTGATCAGCAATGGTTTGACACCGAGGGCCTGTTTAGTTGGGAATTTAGGTGTGGCAaaatttgcattttgccataaatgcgcaactgtagcatttcgtttgcatttgtgaattattatccaaacattgattaattaggctcaaaagattcgtctcgcaaagtagaataaaactgtgcaattagtttttgatttcgtctacattcagtactccatgcacgTACGGtatatttgatgtgatgggaaatcttctttttgcatagtgctaaaattGGGAATTTGGGAGCAAGGCTCGATTTGTTTGTTGTACAGAACTTTTCTTGGATGGattacccgcaaaaaaaaaaaggtgtctGACAATCTTACCTCCCGGGCGAGGCTAGAGGTGCACAATTTTGTGCAACTCAGATGCGTTCAGGCTGCACACAAAACGGATCAATTAAACCCCACGCCTTGGAAATTCTCGAGCTTCGTACCTGCTTGTGGAATTTGTTCTCGTTACATCACGTGAAGCGTATACAATGAATCCCAAGACAATGAGGTTGCTTGGTCGCCAGCCGTCTGTCGCCACGCCCAGCTATGGCGGTGCTGAATCTGCGCTGCCAAAAAAAAACGGCACCACACTTGTGACAAAAATTTGCACTGCAATCCAGATGGCTTCGCTCCTGCTGAAATCCATACCCGAGCTGTCTCCTTGATTTCAGCAACAATTCTTGACAGCGGTTTCTCTGAAAATCCTAGCATTTCGTTCACACTATATAGTCCAAGTCACAAGGATAGCCAAAGAGCGCGCGAGCGCCTTTCGCAGTCGAGGAAGCTGTGCCACCGGCCAGATCATGGAAGCAGGATATCATGTCCTGTGTTGACGTCCAGCTGCCGGGGTTGAGCGCTGGACAACCTACCCAAGAATTGATGGACCTCCACACAAAACAAGTTGCTGGGCATTCTGAGAAGATATGGCGTGCCGTCTCAAGGTTTCTACGAATCTACGGCACATGGGACTGAAATACGAGTTTGGCCATTCACGGAGTAGCAATCGATCGACTGTCCACACTCTTTTTGGAGAAGCAACCGCATGAAAAACTCACACGATCTTCGGAAACATTGAGAAAAAATTTAGGATTGTATTTTTTATGGGACCAAGCGAATACGTAAAATTGAATGTCACCTCACCTGAAAACTAGACAAGCATCATGCATATGAACTACCGATCTCCACTGGTACCGGTGGTACGTCacgaaagaaaatgaaaaaaaaaatggcccAATAAAACAAATCACGTGATCAATTGCAAAAAAATGAGTGTCTTAGCCACTGAAATCCAGAGGAATACGGAGATCAAAATCTACCCAGTGGCATTTAAAAAATTCTGAATAAAGAATGTAGACACAGCGTGAGATAAATTCATGTTACAGTGTGAGGAGATAAGGAAGACTGTCTATTTGACGAGTAAGATGTTGGAGGTGGTCACTTTGGATATTTTTACCAAGAATGGATGAAATGAACTTGGCTTTTGATTTTCTCCTATCATTTTACGTATATTTTCCTTCTTATTTGTGATCAGCCTACGAGCAGAAACTAACTATGTGCGGTCACAAGGGTCGGGGATGATTCCTTTTCTAAAAAAGCGTGGAAGAAATTCCTAAATCAATTCGCGAACATAGGTTTGGGGGACAAAATTTGGCTAAGGATTTTCCGCGACATGCAAGCGGGCAGGCAGGCAAAACAGTTTCCCTGCAACAAGTCCTAAAAAAAACAGTTTCGCCAAACAAGTCCTCGAAAAAACAGTTTCCTGCAACATAATCCATCTCGTCGGCACGTTGCGGTCCCTTCTTTTTATTCCGACGACTCCACAAACAAGTGACGGGTTCGAAGGGGGCCAGGAGCTTTGGCGTTTGCCGTTTGGCATTTCGGGCTGGGGGTTAGGGGCGGTCGCGCcaggcggcaggcggcgagGCTCCTCGACGGCTCCTACCGCCCCCGCCCCGTCCCCGTCTCCGTCCACGTCCCCGgcgcgctctccgccgcctcTCACCCTCCTCGGCGGCTGTTTCGGGAGGTACGTCGCTTCGGAATATCTGCGTGCCTACCGAGGAGGATTGTGGCTATACCGGCGGGATCCTACGGGGTAGGGTTTCGGGTTTCACCGGGGCCGGGTGATTGGTAGAGGTGCTGTGTGGCCGACGAAGGAGGCGGTGACGACACCAGCGGAATCCTACGGGGAATGGTGGTGGTGACACAGCAGAGTCCCACGGGGAATGGGATTTCGGGGTGTACCGGGGCTGGCGGGGTCGGGTTGATTGGTCGAGGAGGTGTTAATCCGCTCCTCTGCTCTCACAACCTCGGTAAAGTTTCTGCTGATAGTTTCTCTATAATCGTCAAATTGGTTCGTAGATTGTAATTCGACTGTGGTAACACATCTGATTGTTAATGATAGGCCAATAATTTCGTCATAAGCTCATTTTGTATCCACATGTGCATGCCTAGTCAGCAGAGGGTGTTTAGATAGACCTTTGCATAAATGGAAAAGTCTTTTCTACCCTTAGTAAAAATTTTTTGTTCCCAGTAGCCGATACATCTCACTAGAATAGTAATGCTTTGGTTCCTGGCAGCGTATCTGATTTTATTAAACATTCTCAGACATGTTGCATGACCCTAAAGCAGGAACATAGGCACGAATGACACAGGGGATGGGAATGGGTGCCGTATGCATGACCCCGCCTGATGAGGACACAGGGAATGGGAATAGGAACACCAACTAATATGGACGTTCAAGACTTAAGTGTCTTGCACTATGACGTAACAGTCAAGCACCCAGACATAACATAAGCACTAGCAAGGTGTTCATACATGCATGTTGATTTGTCCATAATGGCCTAGGTGTTTTATTCCACATAAATAATGAGATATTTCATTATATACTAAATCATGTAAGGCCTCCCACTGCTGACTAGGCATGCGCATGTGGATCTCTTTGTCAGACTCAAATTGAGCTTAATACAAAAACTTGCTGGTCTTGGATGGACCTTTGTAAACTTCAGGGATGAACTTGAATCCGCGTGAAAACTCAGTGACAATTGGCTATTCCACTATATAAAATGAGAAGAGTTATGCCAGGAACAAAATATAATATGTTCCGTGCATTGCACAACCACATAAATATAATGTAGTAGCTTCAGTAATCAGTACAGCACATGGCCCCATAAATAAAGAGAGAGTAGCTTCAGTAATCAGTACAGCACATGACcccataaataaaaaaatagttagCTTCAGTACATACACGAATAGGTGAATAAAATAGGATAGTCCGATATAGTGCATCTATAAAATAAGCCTGGTTAGGAAACTACATAATCTAATGGCACTTAtggcatcaaataggtatattataaaaactacatatatttatggtatgaaataagtgccattagatttatcatgagatatatttttataatatacctatttgatgccataaatattgatacttttctctataaatttggtcaaagttgagaaaGTTTGACTTTATTGGACCCAGTTTTTCGTGCACACTATTGGAGAAAGTTATTTGTCATGCTCATCATGGATGTTCTTCTCACTGCACTGTCTACCTGATCATTCTCCAAAAGGGTTTGAAGCGTAGAGTTTTTGAGTGGAGCAatattgtaattttttttctatttgtgTTAGTCTTCTTTTTAACTTTTGGATGTAAGTACACCATATTCTTTTGATGCAGCTAGCTAGTAGAATGTGTTCAATTTACTAAACATGTAATCCAGTGGATTGTCATAATCCATGTTTGCCACACATGTAACAGATGCCTGCTTTGTCAATAAAGTTTGGTTTATTTTCAGCTTGCAACTTTGAATTCCAGCAGGACACCACGCTATAAATGTATGTAGTTTTTGTGTTATATTCTTGACCATTTGACTTATTTTGCTACTTCATAGACATGTCCGTGGAGTCTGGATGGGTCTTTTCAGTCTTTATCTTTCATCTGGGCTTTTTGTTGTTTGCAACAAATTATATATGTTGATCTACTGACCCATGTAGTTTAGATTCATTTGTAAACCTTTTTTTCATTAGTTCTTCTACCTGTAAAAAAAAGTTACTCTAATTCTATTGTGTCTGTATGCAGGCTCCTAATGGACATCGACTTCATCTCTGTCTTAGGCGAATAATAGAAGATtaatacaatttttttaaaagactGCAGCATACTAATTCTGGAACTCTTTATGACAGGGATTGTGCTCAGCGCCTGGGTTGTCCTCTCACCTGGGTAGGAGATGGCGCTTTGCCACATTGACTTATATTCATAGATACATGTTACATGCATGACATTTCCTGATGACATGACAATTTTCATTGTGTTGTCTGTGTAACAACTTAGCAAAACATTCGGATGACTTTACAATGGTAAATCTTGGCAGGTGGAGGCTGGCTGGATTTAGAAGGCAGCATGGCCCCTTAGAGGAGTCACTAATTGAGAATGCTCAAGCTGAGAACGAGACTGATCTAACCTACTGGCTTCCTTCATGGTTTTTTCTCTCTGTTGCTGTGATGGCACTTTGGTGCTGGTTTTTCTGGGGTGCTAGTAAGATCACGGAATCTGCAGGCTCGTGGCTGCGGTCTGATCCAAATATCTCCATCAAGATTGTGATTCCCGTCACTGTGGCCTTCAACATTGTTTGGCTAGTGTGGCTGTGCCTTATTAACTACGAAAAAGTAAGCATAGTTAGTAATACAACCCTCTTCAAATCAGTCTAATCGATAGTATCCAATTCTTTAAGTTTGTGCTTTGTTTTCAAATATAAGTTGTGCTGATTCTCTCTGCAGACTTTGCTCTGTGTGGCTGCAGGAACTTTGGGCTTCATCATTGTCTGTGGTCTTGCACATCTCTTCAAAGGATCTGATAGATTGCACTTCATTGGTTTTGCCGCTGTAGCTCTTACAGTTGCCAGTAACTTCTGCCGAATGAAGTCTTCAGTAAGTTGCTTTTGCCTTGCATGGCATATTTGTTTTTATTCAATAATTTACTTTTGATGCATTGCATAATCACCTTTTGGATTGAACTGCTGGTAATTTGTGGAACTTTGAAATGGTTGGATTTTGTGTAATCACACGGTATTCTTTTATAAAGAGATATTTAATCAACTATACGATAACATTGTTACAGGCCAGGCCTCAGTTCTCGACGCTGGGTTTTACTGTGGCAATAGCAGGTGCTGTAGCTGGAGTATTGTGGATCCGAGAAGGATTTGCGGTTGATGATTTCTCAGCTGATGCAGATGAGCATGGATTTTTAAGCATGCTATTCAAGAAAAACTTTTTCTGGAAGGTAATATTTTCTGAAAGCAATGCAACCAACTGCAGTAGTACACAATTCTTTAGTAATCGTCCTTTTTGCACCTTTTGCACTTAGTTGTCCTCAACCGCTGGAAGCCTCTTTCATGGACGTGATTTTGTGTTCCTCCTGGTGAGTCAAGGAACTTGCATGTGAAGATAGAGCAGAACTGGTTATGGTTCCTACAGCATGTGAAGCTGAAGATGGGGCAGACTGGGTTGTGGTTTCGACAGCAACAGCAAGTGTCTGGATCAGCTGATGCCCACACATGACTGCTACTTGGCAGGTCTGTTGATCTAATGATCTGAACCCCGAAGACGGTTATGTCTTGACCGCGCCTGGTACCTGACCAGTGCCTTGAGTTCAGGCACTCGCTCAGGCAGGCTGCTGTAACATGTGAGAGCAATGGCAGTGCTCAAAGTTTTCTGACTAGGCCTGGTCAACAAAAAGTATTAGTCATAC
This portion of the Setaria viridis chromosome 7, Setaria_viridis_v4.0, whole genome shotgun sequence genome encodes:
- the LOC117862594 gene encoding uncharacterized protein — its product is MALWCWFFWGASKITESAGSWLRSDPNISIKIVIPVTVAFNIVWLVWLCLINYEKTLLCVAAGTLGFIIVCGLAHLFKGSDRLHFIGFAAVALTVASNFCRMKSSARPQFSTLGFTVAIAGAVAGVLWIREGFAVDDFSADADEHGFLSMLFKKNFFWKLSSTAGSLFHGRDFVFLLVSQGTCM
- the LOC140223375 gene encoding uncharacterized protein, whose amino-acid sequence is MDKQAGDPDIQKIFIFVLGFAIGVAMTLVPFIEVTWDSPRHDSYSLALTGVDGLVQPASSGGAPSLSPEFNLTLYAENTRLIAEKCFSHGRVAVSYGGVAVGEGRVPGFCAGARSTAEVGAAARGVGVRLPDGQRRRLEAELRWGAAEFDVEAKLFRDRDDETQSPVLLWCKAAWPQLPPQPPRCKAFTDFVIDFGV